From a region of the Corallococcus coralloides DSM 2259 genome:
- a CDS encoding methyl-accepting chemotaxis protein has translation MPSFKLPSLTLRGRLLLYMTLVSCVPLLALTGMQDKLMRQQTEAQINTSLRMEAEGFKDLLESTLAERESSAHSWAEDPVLRQALRTKDPAASDAMLSLLQRRYLTLNGIVLFSDDGVAVSASTPALREAYAGTAEAVRKAPWFQKAQAGATTAEGVEAEDPIYSVHVLPLAVPVMDERGQRLGVLLAAFDWGQVGELVKPALTRAQLRGHTSFSLEVQGADGRTLFDTRPGAHDNAGRVSVVAVNGAEVRDVGDGWRFIAQVDPAEAYAPLNGMRRLVLGLAALFVAAVGLGSWVLARGITRPLRALGEVVRRVVKEGDLTQEMEVKAGRDEVGELTQAFAQMMKNLRETATSLQEGTHVLSETVAELNLASEVQERNVARQAAALQETQVTAQEIKQTSLLAAEKAETVLGVASRAEEVGRAGEVAIRDSLGGFQGLHEQSGEMAMRIVQLNERTQQIGGITQTVKDLADQSNMLALNAAIEAVRSGEHGKGFSVVAREIRNLADQSIQATEKVRDILGDLGHAIISTAKMTEQSHSSVAEGLEQVRTSGEHLKELATIVQDNAAAARQIAGAVNQQNAGIAQIFSAVTDLSSMMTETQTSLKSTTGAAKRLQEVASQMEGVARAYRI, from the coding sequence ATGCCTTCTTTCAAACTGCCGTCCCTGACGCTGCGTGGGCGGCTGCTGCTGTACATGACCCTGGTGTCGTGCGTGCCGCTGCTGGCGCTGACCGGCATGCAGGACAAGCTGATGCGCCAGCAGACGGAGGCGCAGATCAACACCTCCCTGCGCATGGAGGCCGAAGGGTTCAAGGACCTGCTGGAGTCCACCCTGGCGGAGCGCGAGTCGAGCGCCCACAGCTGGGCGGAGGACCCCGTCCTGCGCCAGGCGCTGCGCACGAAGGACCCCGCCGCGAGCGACGCGATGCTGTCGCTGCTCCAGCGGCGCTATCTCACCCTCAACGGCATCGTGCTCTTCAGTGACGACGGCGTGGCGGTCTCCGCCAGCACGCCCGCGCTGCGCGAGGCCTACGCCGGGACCGCGGAGGCGGTGCGCAAGGCGCCGTGGTTCCAGAAGGCACAGGCCGGGGCCACCACCGCCGAGGGCGTGGAGGCGGAGGACCCCATCTACAGCGTGCACGTGCTGCCGCTGGCGGTGCCGGTGATGGACGAGCGCGGCCAGCGGCTGGGCGTGCTGCTCGCCGCGTTCGACTGGGGCCAGGTGGGCGAGCTGGTGAAGCCCGCGCTCACCCGCGCCCAGCTCCGCGGCCACACCAGCTTCTCGCTGGAGGTCCAGGGCGCGGACGGCCGGACGCTGTTCGACACGCGCCCGGGCGCGCACGACAACGCGGGCCGCGTGTCCGTGGTCGCGGTGAACGGCGCGGAGGTGCGCGACGTGGGGGACGGGTGGAGGTTCATCGCCCAGGTGGACCCCGCGGAGGCCTACGCGCCCCTCAACGGGATGCGCCGGCTGGTGCTGGGGCTGGCCGCCCTCTTCGTGGCGGCGGTGGGCCTGGGCTCGTGGGTGCTGGCGCGCGGCATCACCCGGCCGCTGCGCGCGCTCGGGGAGGTGGTCCGCCGCGTCGTGAAGGAGGGCGACCTCACGCAGGAGATGGAGGTGAAGGCGGGGCGGGACGAGGTGGGCGAGCTCACGCAGGCCTTCGCGCAGATGATGAAGAACCTGCGCGAGACGGCCACCAGCCTCCAGGAGGGCACGCACGTCCTCAGCGAGACCGTGGCGGAGCTGAACCTCGCCTCGGAGGTCCAGGAGCGCAACGTGGCCCGCCAGGCCGCCGCGCTCCAGGAGACGCAGGTGACGGCGCAGGAAATCAAGCAGACGTCGCTCCTGGCCGCGGAGAAGGCGGAGACGGTGCTGGGCGTGGCGTCGCGCGCTGAGGAGGTGGGCCGCGCGGGCGAGGTCGCCATCCGCGACAGCCTGGGCGGCTTCCAGGGGCTGCACGAGCAGTCCGGGGAGATGGCCATGCGCATCGTGCAGCTCAACGAGCGCACGCAGCAGATTGGCGGCATCACCCAGACGGTGAAGGACCTGGCGGACCAGTCCAACATGCTCGCGCTCAACGCGGCCATTGAAGCCGTGCGCTCCGGCGAGCACGGCAAGGGCTTCAGCGTGGTGGCGCGCGAAATCCGCAACCTGGCGGACCAGTCCATCCAGGCCACGGAGAAGGTGCGCGACATCCTGGGGGACCTGGGCCACGCCATCATCTCCACGGCGAAGATGACGGAGCAGAGCCACTCCAGCGTCGCGGAAGGGCTGGAGCAGGTGCGCACCAGCGGCGAGCACCTGAAGGAGCTGGCCACCATCGTCCAGGACAACGCCGCGGCGGCGCGGCAGATCGCCGGGGCGGTGAACCAGCAGAACGCCGGCATCGCCCAGATTTTCAGCGCGGTCACGGACCTGTCCTCCATGATGACGGAGACGCAGACCAGCCTGAAGTCCACCACCGGCGCGGCGAAGCGGCTGCAGGAAGTCGCCAGCCAGATGGAAGGCGTCGCGCGCGCCTACCGCATCTGA
- a CDS encoding host attachment protein — protein MADKRLWILVANASRARLFATDMKAEKWDLIEQFQHDESRAKPVDLFNQADNPNAGTLHGPVPENEPDGRRQLEHQRFARELSARLDKGVDTHAFDQVVIAAPPGFLGLLRGLLSTRVKQRVRLDLDADYSNLPARDLPDRVPVL, from the coding sequence ATGGCGGACAAGAGGCTCTGGATCCTGGTGGCCAACGCGAGTCGCGCCCGACTCTTCGCCACGGACATGAAGGCGGAGAAGTGGGACCTCATCGAGCAGTTCCAACATGACGAGAGCCGAGCCAAGCCCGTCGACCTGTTCAACCAGGCGGACAACCCCAATGCGGGCACGCTGCATGGCCCGGTGCCGGAGAACGAGCCGGACGGCCGGCGGCAGCTGGAGCACCAGCGCTTCGCGCGGGAGCTGTCCGCCCGCCTGGACAAGGGCGTGGACACGCACGCGTTCGACCAGGTGGTCATCGCGGCGCCGCCGGGGTTCCTGGGCCTGCTCCGGGGGCTCTTGAGCACGCGCGTGAAGCAGCGGGTGCGGCTGGACCTGGACGCGGACTACTCCAACCTGCCCGCGAGGGACCTGCCTGACCGGGTGCCAGTGCTGTAG